The following are from one region of the Paenibacillus sp. JZ16 genome:
- a CDS encoding FecCD family ABC transporter permease, whose protein sequence is MSKHRIFRSRNAKVSFMLERRTLWVCLILFVLCIAAMIISTGTGSQFVSPLHVIKALFGDAPPMEQVIVMQLRLPRIIIAVLIGAALAVAGAILQGVIRNPLASPDVIGITEGASLGAVLFIFIFTGTVSIHWMPLFAILGAFFITGLLYVLAWKNGVSPLRLVLIGIGVSAAIKSISYMLIISGPLQLADRSLTFMAGSIYGMSWDKDVMTLLPWVAVLLPLTWLQARNVNIQALGDDVASSTGAQVQKQRLILIGLSVALAGAAISIGGAIAFIGLMAPHMARRLVGPNFGSVLPVSALIGAILLLVADLVARTAFLPRDVPAGVFTAAIGAPFFLYLLYRNRNRF, encoded by the coding sequence ATGAGTAAACACCGCATATTCCGCTCCAGGAACGCGAAAGTATCGTTTATGCTGGAGAGAAGAACACTATGGGTATGCCTGATCCTATTCGTGCTTTGCATCGCCGCCATGATTATTAGCACAGGAACGGGAAGCCAGTTTGTTTCGCCGCTTCATGTCATAAAGGCATTGTTCGGCGATGCTCCGCCCATGGAGCAGGTCATCGTCATGCAGCTAAGGCTGCCCCGAATTATTATCGCCGTGCTGATCGGCGCCGCTCTCGCGGTGGCGGGGGCTATTCTGCAGGGCGTCATCCGCAATCCCCTGGCCTCCCCCGATGTCATCGGCATAACGGAGGGAGCATCGCTTGGGGCAGTTCTCTTCATCTTCATATTTACGGGCACCGTATCGATCCATTGGATGCCGCTATTCGCCATCCTCGGTGCCTTTTTCATTACCGGTCTATTGTACGTGCTAGCCTGGAAAAATGGCGTATCGCCGCTGCGGCTTGTCTTGATCGGTATCGGAGTATCGGCTGCCATCAAATCGATCTCCTACATGCTGATCATATCCGGACCGCTGCAGCTGGCCGACCGCTCCCTTACTTTTATGGCAGGCAGCATTTACGGTATGTCCTGGGATAAGGACGTTATGACCCTGCTGCCTTGGGTAGCCGTACTTCTACCGCTTACTTGGCTGCAGGCCCGCAATGTGAACATTCAAGCCTTAGGAGACGACGTTGCCAGCAGCACAGGCGCGCAGGTTCAGAAGCAGCGTCTGATCCTAATCGGACTCAGTGTAGCTCTGGCCGGAGCTGCCATCTCGATCGGCGGCGCCATCGCCTTCATCGGACTGATGGCACCCCATATGGCCCGCAGGCTGGTAGGCCCCAACTTCGGAAGCGTACTGCCGGTCAGCGCCCTGATCGGTGCGATTCTACTGCTTGTCGCCGACCTGGTAGCACGGACGGCATTTCTGCCGCGAGACGTGCCGGCAGGTGTATTCACCGCTGCGATCGGCGCGCCGTTCTTCCTCTACTTGCTGTATCGTAACCGCAATCGATTCTAG